One stretch of Candidatus Brocadiaceae bacterium DNA includes these proteins:
- a CDS encoding phosphatidate cytidylyltransferase yields the protein MNSTLRTRIKLGITMFAAFFGVLLLDFLCNADVGFGCAAIFAGGMGLFEFYYITGKSGFSPFRITGIGVGMCLFVLYWFAVRKGTSLEPHFFRKEIVLAFIFLLLIIQSFTHGTKDAIKNISVTIFGVFYVPFLLSFAFALRYLPNGMCLLILVLLVSKFGDIGGYLFGRKFGKHKLARNISPNKTIEGACFAIISSVLIAVIFSLISQTRIMSLPWSVLFGVVIGFSALLGDLVESLLKRDAKVKDSSNLVPEFGGILDVIDCLLISMPVAYYFFIVFRFV from the coding sequence GTGAATAGCACGCTTAGAACAAGAATTAAGCTTGGCATTACCATGTTTGCCGCATTCTTTGGAGTGCTGTTGCTCGATTTTCTCTGTAACGCTGATGTTGGATTTGGTTGTGCGGCAATTTTCGCAGGAGGGATGGGTTTATTTGAATTTTATTATATTACTGGTAAAAGCGGCTTTTCTCCATTTCGGATAACCGGAATCGGTGTTGGTATGTGTTTGTTTGTCCTTTATTGGTTTGCTGTCCGGAAAGGTACTAGTCTGGAGCCGCATTTTTTCCGAAAGGAAATAGTTCTTGCATTCATTTTTTTACTCTTAATTATCCAATCCTTTACTCATGGTACAAAAGATGCCATAAAAAATATTTCCGTAACTATTTTTGGGGTCTTTTATGTGCCTTTCCTATTAAGTTTTGCCTTTGCTCTGCGTTACCTTCCAAACGGTATGTGTCTCTTGATCTTGGTTTTGTTGGTTTCCAAGTTTGGAGATATTGGCGGTTACTTGTTTGGCAGAAAATTCGGCAAACACAAGCTTGCCAGAAATATTAGTCCCAACAAAACGATAGAGGGAGCCTGCTTTGCCATCATAAGCAGCGTTCTCATTGCAGTCATTTTTAGTCTTATTTCACAAACCAGAATAATGAGTTTGCCATGGTCTGTCCTGTTTGGGGTGGTTATTGGATTTTCCGCTTTACTGGGAGATTTGGTGGAATCACTTCTGAAAAGGGATGCAAAGGTAAAAGATTCGAGTAATCTGGTGCCGGAATTTGGTGGCATATTGGATGTTATCGATTGCTTGTTGATAAGCATGCCTGTTGCATATTACTTTTTTATCGTATTTCGTTTTGTATGA
- the ybeY gene encoding rRNA maturation RNase YbeY, giving the protein MSCDNPIPVKLEIINLQKLYPINKKRIRKLVRNVLKNEKRDAELNIVFIDNKKIRKINRNFLGHNYATDVISFSYGEIPHENAICGEIIVSVEMALHRVQEDANLVEDEIALYVVHGLLHLLGYDDKQKGEAKKMHQREKELLLQQGYRIFLPLS; this is encoded by the coding sequence ATGAGTTGTGACAATCCAATTCCCGTGAAACTGGAAATTATCAATCTACAAAAACTGTATCCCATTAATAAAAAAAGGATAAGAAAACTTGTCAGAAATGTTTTGAAAAACGAAAAAAGGGATGCGGAACTTAATATTGTTTTTATTGACAACAAGAAAATCCGGAAAATTAACCGGAATTTTCTTGGCCACAATTATGCTACCGATGTGATCAGCTTTTCCTATGGTGAAATTCCCCACGAAAATGCTATCTGCGGTGAAATTATTGTGTCGGTTGAAATGGCGCTTCACAGAGTACAAGAGGATGCAAATCTGGTTGAAGATGAAATTGCCCTTTATGTGGTTCATGGGTTGTTGCATTTACTTGGTTACGATGATAAACAAAAAGGTGAGGCAAAAAAAATGCACCAGAGGGAGAAAGAACTCCTGTTACAGCAGGGATATCGTATTTTTTTGCCTCTTTCATAG
- a CDS encoding PhoH family protein translates to MSQRLKIRKQGETTEYYQGSLTYCGTVLLENDTEASILYGSHDRYLRMIRDAFQIQLVARQGLLKLEGERQKVEASKKILITLLEIVRSTGGLTLEEVEQTITAAISEIKGNFDHSIDVFQKGIVIKPKTNGQLHYVEAIKNNDLVFCIGPAGSGKTYLAVALALSFLKSGQIRRIVLARPAVEAGEKLGYLPGDIKAKVSPYLRPLYDAIADMMDVGNVKKYLESDIIEILPLAYMRGRTLNDAFIILDEAQNCTTRQMKTFLTRLGINSKVVVTGDITQVDLPSGEMSGLIDAQERFMDINNISFVYLTKADIVRHRLVQDIVNAYEL, encoded by the coding sequence ATGAGTCAAAGACTTAAGATCAGAAAACAGGGTGAAACCACAGAATATTATCAGGGTTCGCTAACGTATTGCGGTACGGTTCTTCTTGAAAATGATACAGAGGCCTCCATTTTATATGGTAGCCATGACCGGTATTTACGAATGATCAGGGATGCCTTTCAGATCCAGTTAGTCGCCCGCCAGGGCTTACTAAAGCTCGAGGGTGAAAGACAAAAGGTAGAAGCCAGTAAAAAAATATTGATTACATTGCTGGAAATTGTTCGTTCAACGGGAGGTTTGACATTAGAAGAAGTAGAGCAAACAATTACCGCTGCCATAAGTGAAATAAAGGGAAATTTCGACCATTCTATTGATGTTTTCCAAAAAGGCATAGTGATTAAGCCGAAAACAAATGGACAATTGCACTATGTGGAAGCCATTAAAAATAATGATCTTGTTTTTTGTATAGGTCCTGCAGGCTCTGGCAAGACATATTTAGCGGTAGCCCTGGCTCTTTCTTTTCTGAAAAGCGGGCAAATAAGGAGGATCGTCCTTGCCAGGCCGGCTGTTGAAGCGGGTGAAAAACTCGGATACTTACCGGGTGATATTAAGGCCAAGGTAAGCCCATATCTGCGCCCGCTCTACGATGCGATAGCAGATATGATGGATGTTGGAAATGTGAAAAAATATCTGGAAAGTGACATCATAGAGATCCTTCCCCTGGCATATATGAGAGGGAGAACGCTGAACGATGCCTTTATTATTCTTGACGAAGCGCAAAACTGTACCACGAGGCAAATGAAAACATTTTTAACAAGGCTTGGAATAAATTCAAAAGTCGTTGTGACTGGGGATATCACACAGGTTGACTTGCCCAGTGGCGAAATGTCCGGCCTGATAGACGCACAGGAAAGATTTATGGATATCAATAACATTTCTTTTGTGTACCTTACCAAAGCGGATATTGTCCGCCACAGGTTGGTTCAGGACATAGTCAATGCATATGAGTTGTGA
- the recO gene encoding DNA repair protein RecO, producing MSILKTQAITLRRTDYSDSSQIITFYTRDYGKIKALAKGFKRSSGKYSSKAVDLLAYYRILFIKKERTRLHILTDALLQNNYPLLRGDIDKYYRASYVAELVSEFTEENEPNSQLFDIFLNTLAGISEDSDATIRLLVFEIKMLKNLGYLPEWRHCVCCKNEIRFIAEVYFNAKEGGALCNICRGKFRDGISVSVHSMVVAAQLSEIKVQKLERVKIQLSICIEIEKMLRYHIISILNKKLNSWKYITLAGTGERKI from the coding sequence ATGTCCATCTTAAAAACACAGGCAATTACATTAAGAAGGACTGATTATAGTGATTCCAGCCAAATTATCACCTTTTATACCCGTGATTACGGAAAAATAAAAGCGCTGGCAAAAGGGTTTAAGCGTTCTTCCGGAAAATATAGCTCAAAGGCAGTAGATCTCCTGGCGTATTATCGGATTCTCTTTATTAAAAAAGAACGTACCCGCCTTCATATCCTTACAGACGCTCTTTTGCAAAATAATTATCCTTTGCTCCGCGGTGATATTGATAAATACTATCGTGCGTCATATGTAGCGGAACTTGTAAGTGAATTTACCGAGGAAAATGAACCGAATAGTCAATTATTTGATATTTTTTTGAATACGTTAGCAGGTATATCTGAAGATTCTGACGCGACAATCCGATTGCTGGTCTTTGAGATAAAAATGTTAAAGAACCTGGGATATTTGCCCGAATGGAGGCATTGTGTGTGTTGTAAAAATGAAATTCGTTTCATAGCCGAAGTATATTTTAACGCAAAAGAGGGTGGCGCACTATGCAATATCTGTCGGGGGAAATTCAGGGACGGAATTAGTGTCTCTGTTCATTCCATGGTTGTTGCAGCACAACTGTCTGAAATCAAGGTGCAAAAATTGGAAAGGGTAAAGATACAATTATCTATTTGTATTGAAATAGAAAAGATGCTGAGATATCATATCATTTCTATACTGAACAAGAAGCTGAACTCTTGGAAATACATCACTCTTGCGGGAACAGGAGAAAGAAAAATATGA
- the folP gene encoding dihydropteroate synthase, translating into MKFDVPYPHGRLSLGVKTHIMGILNMTPDSFYDGNRNNVLDSAIRYVHEMVEEGADIIDIGGESTRPGSHPVSEEEELKRIIPLVRILSKQICKPISIDTYKASVAEKAIYAGASMINDIGGLRMDKNMAKVVAEADVPVVIMHKKGVPGTMQENPVRGNLMRRIVSYLKKSIAIATDAGINENKIIVDPGIGFGKTTQQNLEILKRLKELKRMGFPILIGTSRKNFIGTLLDISVDERLYGTLATMAVAAMHGAHILRVHDVRETVQVVTMCDAIRNC; encoded by the coding sequence GTGAAATTTGATGTGCCTTACCCCCACGGAAGGTTATCTCTTGGTGTGAAAACGCATATCATGGGTATTTTAAATATGACTCCGGATTCTTTTTATGATGGCAACCGGAATAACGTACTGGATAGTGCCATTCGTTATGTACATGAAATGGTGGAAGAAGGAGCAGATATTATTGATATAGGTGGTGAATCTACAAGGCCTGGCTCCCATCCGGTATCGGAGGAAGAGGAATTAAAAAGGATAATTCCACTGGTTAGAATACTATCAAAACAGATCTGCAAGCCTATTTCCATTGATACATATAAGGCCAGCGTTGCGGAAAAGGCGATTTATGCGGGTGCGTCAATGATTAATGACATCGGTGGATTGCGCATGGATAAAAATATGGCAAAAGTTGTTGCGGAGGCAGATGTCCCTGTTGTGATTATGCATAAAAAAGGAGTACCCGGGACCATGCAAGAAAACCCGGTACGTGGTAACCTCATGCGTAGAATAGTATCCTATTTGAAGAAATCAATTGCCATTGCAACCGATGCTGGAATAAATGAAAACAAAATTATTGTAGATCCTGGCATTGGTTTCGGGAAAACAACACAGCAAAATCTTGAAATCCTGAAGAGGCTGAAAGAATTGAAACGAATGGGATTTCCCATACTGATTGGCACATCCAGAAAAAATTTTATTGGTACTCTTTTAGATATTTCGGTAGACGAACGCTTGTACGGTACCCTGGCCACAATGGCTGTTGCCGCAATGCATGGCGCGCATATTTTGCGAGTACACGATGTGCGGGAAACTGTCCAGGTTGTAACCATGTGTGACGCAATCAGGAATTGCTAA
- the lptE gene encoding LPS assembly lipoprotein LptE has product MPKWIFKDVCGHVLIYRGRISAPCSLFLLLFVFLIVGCGYSAKSLLSSNVSSISIPIFENVTFRRGYEFELTKAVRDQILLRTNLRIVDKEEASSLLLGKITSVSENVLIENTRDDIVESRVFIEIEIDWIDMRTGRSILKRRGIRKPAEFIVLRDETLTSASNEAFVNIAHSIVEAMEEDW; this is encoded by the coding sequence ATGCCGAAATGGATTTTTAAAGATGTCTGTGGCCATGTTTTGATTTATAGAGGGAGAATATCCGCTCCCTGCAGTCTGTTCTTATTGCTTTTTGTTTTTTTGATCGTGGGTTGTGGCTACAGTGCAAAATCCTTGCTTTCTTCGAATGTCAGCAGTATCTCTATTCCGATCTTTGAAAATGTTACTTTTCGCAGGGGATATGAATTTGAGCTTACGAAGGCTGTCAGGGATCAGATTTTACTAAGAACGAATTTAAGAATTGTGGACAAAGAAGAGGCAAGCTCCCTTCTGCTGGGAAAGATAACAAGTGTGAGTGAGAATGTGCTTATTGAAAATACGAGGGATGATATTGTAGAAAGCCGGGTGTTTATAGAGATAGAAATTGACTGGATTGATATGAGAACAGGAAGGTCAATCCTCAAACGAAGAGGTATCAGAAAACCCGCAGAATTTATTGTTCTGCGAGATGAGACGCTTACCTCTGCCAGCAACGAAGCTTTTGTTAATATTGCTCATAGTATTGTAGAAGCGATGGAGGAGGATTGGTGA
- the cdaA gene encoding diadenylate cyclase CdaA, with the protein MLENIPSMLENIDTWMVIRSLGEVFLIYIVVYVVLRIVQGTSGTSILRGLAFTIVLISVGILFFVRKLQLHTIDWLITEFVPVFLIPMIILFQPEFRRALLRLGQAPVFKSFLKPEYQVTNEIIKAIGVFSKNKIGALIAIEREVGLDNFVETGVKINAEVSGELICSLFWNGSPLHDGAVIIQEQRISAAGCLLPLSENVEVLKGLGLGTRHRAAIGLSEETDAIVIVVSEETGAISASIRGVLTRDVDEKRLKKILGEMSSEQLEISGV; encoded by the coding sequence ATGCTTGAAAACATACCTTCAATGCTCGAAAATATAGATACCTGGATGGTAATCAGGTCTCTTGGCGAGGTATTCCTTATCTACATAGTGGTATATGTGGTGCTGAGGATTGTGCAGGGTACCAGTGGTACAAGCATACTAAGGGGTTTGGCGTTTACTATCGTTTTAATTTCTGTCGGTATTCTTTTTTTTGTTCGAAAACTGCAACTGCATACGATCGATTGGCTGATAACGGAATTTGTTCCAGTATTTCTTATTCCTATGATAATACTTTTTCAGCCGGAATTTAGAAGAGCCTTATTAAGACTTGGACAGGCCCCTGTTTTCAAATCTTTTCTAAAACCCGAATATCAGGTTACAAACGAAATTATAAAGGCGATAGGAGTTTTTTCTAAGAATAAGATTGGCGCATTGATTGCCATTGAAAGGGAAGTTGGTCTGGATAATTTTGTGGAAACAGGAGTAAAAATAAACGCGGAGGTATCAGGCGAATTAATTTGTTCCCTGTTCTGGAATGGTTCGCCGCTGCATGATGGAGCTGTTATTATTCAGGAGCAACGGATAAGCGCTGCTGGTTGTTTATTGCCACTTTCTGAAAACGTAGAAGTGTTAAAAGGGCTTGGCCTTGGCACACGCCATAGGGCTGCCATAGGGCTTTCTGAAGAAACGGATGCAATTGTTATCGTTGTTTCCGAAGAAACAGGGGCAATATCAGCAAGCATAAGAGGTGTGCTTACCCGGGACGTTGATGAGAAAAGGCTAAAGAAAATTCTTGGTGAGATGTCGTCTGAACAATTAGAAATATCTGGGGTTTAG
- the bamD gene encoding outer membrane protein assembly factor BamD — protein sequence MKQMIVFFLSIILMFMMVSTSFGKWVWNKETGWMKSPSSAVTALEQRYNYALSLLVEQEYRNAVKEFESIIAMNPDSEYAEASQINIGWAYYLFGDYKRALRAYDEFLQRFPGTKRTNEIIEREFQIGIAQMDTNTGAAIKVFENIIEKNPLGPLAPDAQIKIADSNFKRGRYEEAVDAYEKFLNDYPRSEWVPYVQYQVPLSKVYQERRQERDYGLLVSAKEDFEEYLVSNPKGIHAKEAERMIEEIKVVEAEREFNIGEFYLRRKLPASAAMYFTYVIKDFPDTIWAERAHEKILFLRMIEAIK from the coding sequence ATGAAACAAATGATAGTGTTTTTTCTATCGATTATTCTCATGTTTATGATGGTGTCAACCTCTTTCGGAAAATGGGTGTGGAATAAAGAAACAGGATGGATGAAATCCCCTTCTTCAGCAGTCACTGCTTTGGAACAACGCTATAATTATGCTCTTTCTCTTTTAGTAGAGCAGGAATACAGGAATGCAGTGAAAGAATTTGAGTCGATTATTGCTATGAATCCGGATTCGGAATACGCAGAAGCGTCACAGATTAATATAGGGTGGGCATATTATCTCTTCGGAGATTATAAAAGAGCTTTAAGGGCATATGACGAGTTCTTGCAGAGATTTCCAGGCACGAAAAGGACAAATGAAATAATCGAAAGAGAGTTCCAGATTGGTATTGCCCAAATGGATACCAATACGGGAGCAGCCATCAAGGTTTTTGAAAATATTATTGAAAAGAATCCTCTCGGACCCCTCGCTCCCGACGCGCAGATAAAAATAGCAGATAGCAATTTCAAACGCGGTCGGTACGAGGAGGCTGTTGATGCATACGAGAAATTTTTGAATGATTATCCAAGAAGCGAATGGGTCCCTTATGTGCAATACCAGGTTCCTCTTTCTAAAGTTTATCAGGAAAGGAGGCAGGAACGTGACTATGGTCTCCTGGTTTCCGCAAAGGAAGATTTTGAGGAATATTTAGTTTCAAATCCCAAAGGTATACATGCAAAAGAAGCGGAGAGAATGATTGAAGAAATAAAGGTTGTTGAAGCGGAGCGTGAATTTAACATTGGGGAGTTTTATCTCCGGAGGAAACTGCCAGCCTCTGCGGCGATGTACTTTACGTATGTAATAAAAGATTTTCCCGATACCATCTGGGCAGAGCGTGCTCATGAGAAGATTCTCTTTCTGCGGATGATTGAAGCGATTAAATAA